The Gigantopelta aegis isolate Gae_Host chromosome 3, Gae_host_genome, whole genome shotgun sequence genome segment tggaatccgctatctgaatgagattggcggcggggcagttctgcaggatgacaatgccagaccccatcgcgccagggtggtaacggactttctcagacaacaaggtatcgccaggatggattggccagcatattcgtctgacttggccccaatagagaacgcctgggacgaattaggcaggagagttcgggataaccatgcccctccggccaaccttcatgatctgggtcaacttcttatggcagagtggcaggccattccccaagagttcttcagacagcatgaggcaacgatgtgtcgagtgtattcgcgccaggggtggattcacacactattaaacgaatgttctaatgtgtaaaatccatgtttgacaaccttcaactttgacagcatgtcatgtgactttcttgtatacagtgacatttatttgtgtttttttgtaaatatggaacaataaataaaaaatttggtgtagtttacatcatcaatctaatacactctgaaacttatttggttataaatttttgacccttaaattcttttgagtagtataatatataaaaagaaaactatAGGCGCCAGTCGTCtccctcgaccccccccccccccctctctctctctgtgtgtgtgtgtgtgtgtgtgtgtgtgtgtgtgtgtgtgaaataaatACAAGCCAAAACAAATGTGATGATTCATTATAGTAACGACAACCTTTTAAACTTTTACGTTTGCTGTTgtacaatcacacacacatatatatatacacgtgtgtgtcGCCATACACACTTGGTCCTAAACCAATAgaaacgtgttttttttttacacatcgaCAGTAAAATAACTGGGAAAATTATCCCGCACCTTCCGACTTGCCCAAAGCTATTTTCAAATGAATAACTGAAGAAAGGGGTTCAGCATACAAATGATCGACCTTAGTCCATACGGTGCACACGTCTGCCTGCCAGGTACCAGCTATAAACACAGGTTATAGAGAACTTCGATCTGCCTCTCTCTCGCcttccatttcatttcacttcaacttattttcgtgcttatatccaattaaggttcaagcaagctgtcctgagcacacacctcagctatctcggctgtatgttcaggacagtgagttagttattagtggctagtgacagagaagatggtgtagtggtcttacacgtacccattgagtcgttaaaactcgctctgggtgagagccggtaccgggctgcaaaccctgtacttatgtccgatggcttaaccacgataccaccgaggccggtaccttcCCTTTCTCCTTCCCCGGTACAATCAGTTATGGCCATTGCATGTACCCCTATATGTGTGGTATTGCACAGGGACAAATGGGCGCCAGAATTTGTTTTCTGTAATAGCCTAAAGCGTTCGtctatcaaaataaatataattattaaaaacataaaattatctTTTGTATGAGATCTGCTACATCATTTAAATATACGCCACTTACTTTTCTGCTTTTTAGCTCCTTAGCGGTTGTCTTGAAATCCTTAGCTACTTGACCAAGGAAACATCCTCGTCCTTCCTTTTCTCCGTAAGGCACGTACTTGATGGCGAGGACACCCTGCGATAGACATGGCATATGATCACCTATTACTAACAAAGAGCGAATCACAATTACAGCAATCATAGCTAGGCGTACTTGATCCTATTTTTTGTGGGAAGACAGACTGATTGTTTgtccgaattaaatgaaaatgccaaaATCATGGTAACAGTGTTGATTAACATTTGTACAAATTATTACAAAACGGCTATATATGGTTCCAatgatgatggaaatacatgtacatgataaaaaggtcagctcattttgccAGAACGTCTTGTTCGCCTTTGCCCGAATGCGAAGATTTATCCTAGTGCtagagcaaatcctcaaattcggggcAAAATTATTGACTCCCCGGTTTCGATCGTACGCTTATGACATCAGTCATAAGCAATCTTCACTGTAGTAAGATCCTtttgtgtgcgcgcgtgtgtatcCGAATGTGTGCGCTcgtgtgtgtatatttacaaaattatgtGGTCATGCATATCTCTAATGACGGAtagtgtggctgtgtgtgtgtggatgtacATTGTAAACTATAATTACCTCGACGAGCATAAATGTAAGTTTTTGTTAGCATAAGGGGTATATTCCTCTGTGTCCTTCTCATTAATAAATCTGGGGAGGGGAACCGCGTGACCCTTGACCCTTGTGATATTTCAGGCTATGCTTAGCTACTGGTTGATACTTTTCTCTTGTTTCAGCTCTTTACAGCGTTTTCCTTTCGAATCCAGATataccatttctttctttctttttaatcatGTCCTAATGTTGGTTAACTATTTTTGGTGGGGCAGACGTCGGGccttttgaatttcaagatttaACTGGCTATCTTTaaacaagatatattttatgaagCTCAGTATACGTGTACTCGTTATGGTATtagtaattaatacattaaaagaGAAGGCGCTAAGGCATGTTTAAAGATTTTGACACTAAACTGTCAAGGACTTGGGGATTCAGAAAAGAGAAAAGATGTGTTAAACTATTTAAATTGTAAGAACTATAACATTTATTGTCTCCAGGATACACATTTTACGACAGCCTTAGAACCGTATATACAGACGCAATGGGGGTATAAATGTTTCTTTAGTTCATATGCTACAAATGCCAGAAGCGTAGCCGTtatgattaatattaatttcaaatacAGTGTACACAGAATTAAAATGGAGAACTTggggaattttattttaatagatgttACAATTAAAGGTGAAAGAATTACACTAGCAAATATATATGGACCAAATGATGACAACataattttctttcaaaacatatttgagtatattgTACAATTTGGAAATGATAAATTCATAGTATGCGGAGACTTTAGTATTTAGTATTAAATCAAGACTTTGACATGGACACTAAACACTATTTACATGTTAACCACCCAAAGGCTCAAAAAGTAGTTGTTGAAAATATGGAAATGTTTGATGTAAAGGATGCATTTAGAGAATTATATCCAAATTTTAGACAATATACTTGGAGAAAAAAGACACCGCCAAAACAAGCCAGATTAGATTTTTCcttataacaaataatttaatgccAACTGCAGAGAAAATAATAGTTGAAAATAGCTATCGCTCAGACAACTCAGGagtagttttatttatgtagCTAAACCAATTTAAAACAGGTAGAGGTCTGTGGAAATTCAATAATTCGTTGCTATTATGTAAAGATTATGTTAATCTAGTAAAGGAtacaatcataaaaattaaataccaaTATGCAGTACcagtatataattatgaaaaactaGAATTGATTTCGGATGACGAAATCCATTTTTCTGTAAACGACCAACTTTTCTTAGAAACGCTGCTCATGGAAATAAGAGGAAAACAATATCTTATGCgtcttttaaaaagaaacaaaataatgaattagAAACTAAGTTGTCCGATGATATTAAACGTTTGGAGGaagaacaaaatattgtttcaaaagaaattgaaaaaaacccttATGAATTAATGGAACTGCGAAGAGAAAAGCTTAAAGGTCATTATATTCGGTCACGTGCAAAATGgatagaagaaggagaaaaaccaacaaaatatttttgtaacttaGAATCAAGGAACTATTTTAGCAAACTTGTTTCAAGAATACGTTTAGAAAATGGATAAGAAATCCGAGGTCAAGAAGAAATTCTTAAAGAAACTAGAGCTTTCTATCAAAAACTTTACTCCGCACCAGAAGGACAAGATGACAAggatataatagaaaaaaatgggtgaattaaactttaataaattaactgatGAAGAATCTGAACAATTAGAAGGTGAATTAAAATACTCAGAAGTACTAGCATTTCTCAAAACTATGAAAAACGATAAAAGTCCTGGATCTGATGGATTTACTGCAGACTTCTTTAAATTCTTCTGGACTGATCTCGGTCACTTTATAGTCAGGTCTATTAACAATAGTTACTCCATTAAGGAAATGTCTAGTGTACAAAAATTtggtataattacatgtattcccAAAGCAAATAAACCTAAAGAATTTCTTAAAACCTTTATTGAACTGTACTTATAAAATGGCATCCGGCTGTATCGCAAACAGAATACAACAGGtattagataaaataataaataatgatcaaACCGGCTTTATTAAAGGACGATATATTGGAGAAAACATTAGACTCATATACGACATTATGCAGTACACTGATACACAGAACATTCCAGGTTTATTGCTATTTGTCGATTTCGAGAAGGCCCTTTGACTCGGTATCGTggtcattaataaataaagcacttgatatttttaattttaaatcttcGATTAAAAATTGGATCAAAACATTGTATAACAACTCTTTATCAAGAATATTGCAAAATGGTTTTCTGTCTGAACCGTTCATGCTAGAAAGGGGGTGTAGACAAGGGGACCCGTTGTcgccatatatttttattatttgtgctgAAATTTTAGCTATTATTGTTAGAAATAACGAAGCCATTAAAGGTATTGATATAGACGGCCAAGAATACCTTATATCGCAATACGCCGATGACACAAGCTTCATTCTTGACGGATCTCCCGAGTCCTTGTACGGTACATGTAAAGTTTTAGATTATTACGCACGTATttctggtttaaaaataaatgattttaaatcaaAAGCCATAAGGATTGGAAGTAAAAAGTTCTCTAACGAGTTTTTTTAACATGCACGATGGAAGTTGGAATGGGGGGCAACAGATTTTTGTATACTTGGTATTAATTTCTCAGTTACCTTGGAACATATCATGCatctaaattataatattaaagtactggaaattaaaaaattaatgaaattatggTCCATTAGAAAATTAACGGTTTTGGGGAGAATAACTGTCCTTAAAATCGTAATAATACCCAAGCTAATATATTTGCTAATATCATTGCCAGACCCAGGgaaaggtttaaaaaaaatatatatataacgacgctatttcataaatttatttggcagaaTAAACCAGAAAAGCTCAAACGTGATTTAATAGCACAAGGTTATAAAGCAGggggtattaaaatgttaaacatatatcattttaaaacctCGTTAAAATTTTCATGGTTACGGAtactgtttttaaacaattcaaAGTGGGTTACCCTTTTCAAATCCGTTACAGGTATCTCAAAGAAcgatttaataatatatggtgatccttttatttctaaaaaatgcaatgagatgtcaaacatgttttggaaTGATACATTACTGAGTTGGATAACTACTGAACAAAAACATAAGCCACAATCTGTAGATGATATTTTATCAGTTAACATTTGGCATAATAGTGAAATAGTTATAAatcataaaccatttttatataaacattttgccCAAAAAGGTATAATCTTCATGAACGATTTAGTAGATGATTATGGagaattttaaaagaaaaatatcatgTTAATTCAAATTTCATTAGCTATGCTTCACTAATAAATGCTGTGAAATCATTCATATCAACATTTACTGATTTTAGGATGATCGTTTCAAAAAAGTGAATAATCCAATTTTCCCTTTTAGGTTAAGACTTGTTTTGAAAAGTAAACAGGGATGTACGGACATGTATTGCAAACTCAACCATAAACGCATAATCCCAAAAGCGcagataaaatatagaaatcaaggATTTAATTTTGACTCAAGTGATTGGAAACAATACTATGAATTACCTTTCCAAAGCATTAACGATACaactttattatggtttcagtatcgTATCCTACATCGGATTTTAGCAACAAacacttttttatatatatgattcattatgtagattctaatatgtgtatattctgtaataacTTCCCAGAAACTctacaacatctattctatgAATGCACTCAGGTTAATACTTTATGGAAAGCTGTAGAAGACTGGGTTTTGTCCAAAACAGGAATTGTTGTCCACCTTGacaaaaatattgttatgtttggtattattaacaaaaagaacgttaatataattaactggctaattattaaaattaaatattatatatactgtacgaaaatgcaagaagaaaaaaacaactatcGCGTCCGTTCAAAACgttttgcaaaacaaatttgaaattgagaaatatatttatttcaataactGCAACTATGAAAAGTTTAATAAAGAATGGGCACAATGGCTCAACCTTTTTATAtagtgaaagaaagagaaacaaaACCCATTACACTTAGATAACGATCTACTCAAAGGAAAAACTTTTTGTGATAGCATGTTCATATAACATTCCAACACAGGCCCGACTGTTGTTCCtgttattatcatcagtttAATTCTGCTTCGTTACTCATCATCAACTTTaggtttttctttctcttcttcttcttctttatcttcttcttcttgttcttcttgttttccttgtttttcttcttcttctctcgttgttacccttttttctttttctttttttaaagtcctGGACCATAAGGCGTGTATAAAAGgaagtactattttattttgatttgtatctgcatatatcagaatagaatgtaatgtgagtgcgtacgtgcgtgcgtgtatgcgtatgtatatgtgtatgtttgtatatatgtatgtatgtttacacatgtatgaatattaatttaaagataAATTGTAAGGCGGTGTATCAGGGCTACCCAACCCTGGCACTGTCTAATGGTCtgggaacaataaaaaaaatcgtttaaaaaaaagaaaagaaatcagAGCCCCatgatatgtgtgtgtctttgttatTGTCTGAGAGTTGGATAATTGCTAGTTATCATATGATATACGTAGATAAATAATATGAAAGGAGAACTTAATAACCGCCACCCATCCAGTTGCTGGCATCTCAGACTTTTATATAGAACTCGACTAGTTTCTGTGAAGAGAACTGGATCACTGGaagaaaataactttaaaaaaaaaggtatatgaACTGACCGTTTCGAAGTCGTGGAAGCTGTGTGACTTGTAAATCTGGGCGTCCTCTAGCTGTCTGTCGTCCGAGTTCATGAGAATCTGTCGGTCACCAACCAACTCGGCGTGTTCTTCGATCTTCAGGACATTCCCATCGTCCGTCCGCAGTTCTCGAGTCCACCTGGCGATGGTCTGTAGTATTTAGAAGAGGTAATAAATGAGAATAAAACAGaatgttacacacacacacacacacacacacatacacacactctctctctctctctctctctctctctctctctctctctctctctctctctctctctctctctctctatatatatatatatatatatatatatatatatatatatatatatatgtatgtatgtatgtatggatacatgttaaataaatttatgaatttctctttttttccccactcatatttttattttgtatatatatgattGTGCTATAGAATATGACCACATTTCGGGAATATCtaatataatgtttaaacaGTAATTCAGGAGTGTAAGACAGTCaagtattgatttaaaaaataaatataaaacaccaTACCTCGCCATTTggtttacaaaaacaaactccAACAAAAGCGCTAACCAACAACAACTTCAACATATTTCTTCTGCGCTGGAACCGGTGTAtaagatgtttgtttttttcaaaggtTTTCTTTCCTAAAGATTAATCTTGGAAGCGTCTTTATTTATACAACTCGGTAGGAAATACGTCATTAAAAACATCCTGGgcacaacaaaaataataactatttaaaaagaaagaaaaaaaattgaccCAGAGTCTTTAAcctgtaaaatatttaagtggGATGATTCGATTGTAATCTGTATTCTcgggaaataaaataaatatatattttgaccaATCGAGAAACGATTACCTTTCTATTGGCTGGGTAAACGTCAAAAGAAGGTCAGTTGTTCAAAACACCCGCCGGGTGTATTTACTGTATATCGTGTGCGACATCAGAAAATAACACTACCCTCTCTTCTCTAGCGTCACCTTTATGACTATTGTCATTGACGTATGAAGGATTCTGAACCATATGCATGCTTCTCGCTCCTTCCACATACCGTGTAGGAGTCGGTCCCCATAATCGCCAAATGCGAAAAACATATGAAAGTGGCGACAAAATGATTAATGTGGCGAAAGTCTCtggcgaattttttttttatgagacccccccccccccccccccccaaataaacccaactcaaaacaaaaacaacaaaaaagaagttttaaatAAGAGCCCAGCTTTATGTATCCAGTAACAAagaaggaaggagatgttttatttaacgataaagtcaacacattttatttacggttatatggcgtcagacatatggttaaggaacacacagatattgagagaggaaacccgctgttgccacttcatgggctagtcttttcgattagcagcaaaggcccttttatttgcaccatcccacatacaggatagtacataccacggcctttgttacaccagctgtggagcactggctggaatgagaaatagcccaatgagcccaccgacgtgTTTTTTTGCAGTGAGGTCTGGTATGTAAAGTCTACCTTCTACATAGGCTACCTTCATGGACTACAGGCCCGTAGCATGGTGGACATtattggggagggggtgggCAGTTGAACGAGCGCCGCGGGCGCGAGTTATTTGGGGGGTCCGGGAGCATGTTCAAATGTTTTTTGCCCGTTACTGTAACTCTCGCCGTTAATCTTGATCCGTTAGTTTcgctacaacttttacattcagtcgaTATGTAAATGttatcccccccaaaaaaaaaccccaacaacaacaaaacacagccAAAATTATTGGGGGGCCCGATCCCCCTGGCCACCCCCCTGCTACGGGCCTGGGctactattttatatgcacaatccccccagacaggataacacatatcatggcctttgatatgccagtcgtggtgcactacatggagcgagaaatacatgtatatatatgaagatTTAAATAATGCTTGACATGGAGAATAGTGGTTAAATCGCTTTATTTTTGCATAATTCTTTTGTCTTGACAGTAGGCCTATTTGACCATTTctacagtaaagtaaagtaaagtttgttttatttaactagagcacattgattttttatcttatcatcggctattggacgtcaaacatatggtcattcagacactgtttttttagaggaaacccgctgtcgccacataggctactcttttacgacaggcagcaagggatcttttatttgcgcttcccagaggcaggatagcacaaaccatggcctttgttgaaccagttatggatcactggtcggtgcaagtggtttacacctacccattgagctttgcggagcactcactcagggtttggagtcggtatctggattacaaattccatgcctcgactgggatccgaacccagtacttaccagcctgtagacagatggcctaaccacgactgGTCATTTCTACAGTAGTCCGTGTCATAAACAGGCATACatataatgttcaaaataagtaggggatattcaaatataacaacatataacagaaatgtattaatttttattgcaatattaattaatggtaaaacacaAGTACTCATGTGACAAAGGATTGGCATTAAAGATTATAGCCAGGATAGTGATGTAGGTCCGGAGGAGACACAGATAGGCAACAGGGGTGGTGCTCGTCAATTTGACGTGTTCAATATTTGCACTAGTAACGGGTAAAACCCCCGCAGTTCGCAAAGCACACACGAATCCGACGTGACATGCTCCTGATTAAACGTGCAATAATATTTTGGGAGAACCTGTCCCATTCCTCTTGGAGAGCGGCGCCTAATTCAACCAAGTTGGTTGACTGACGTTGATGTTGACGTTCTCGGAGACGTCGTCCGATGATGTCCCACATGTGCTCAATGGGTGAAAGGTCTGGGCTTAGGGCTGGTTACGGTACGGGTAGTTTTGATGTTCTATATTGCTGCAGATACGTAGTGACCAAAAGACTCTGGTGAGCACGGTCGTTGTCgtcctgaaaaataaaatggcgTCCAGCCTGACGTGCGAAAGGCACAACGATCGGTGCAAGGATGTTGTCCCAGTGACCCTCCCATGAACAATATGCAGCTAGGTTCTGGCAGTCATGGTgataccaccccacaccataacgGACCCTCCTCCAAATCGGTCATGAGGACGGACGGCGAAGTGTACATTGGGACGTCACTAGACACGCTGTCGTCGATCGTGGAAGTCTAGTGtgaatctatttttttttttttattttttttttttattattattttttttttattattattattttttttattttattattattatttttttttttttttgggggggggtggcaaAATTGGGCAAAACGGCCAATTACCTTTGTGTACGATATGTCGTACCTTCTCTCCCTTCGTGAACAATCTTTAAATATTCAAACAAACCAAACGTAAaaaggacagaaaaaaaaagaagataaaaattaaagtttcttttgtttaacaacaccactagagcacattgatttaatatttaacaaggcacaatatttcacgcgaaccgtcACGCAACATTAAAATCATGCGAATCACCCATTGGAAcgtttacattctaaaattataaGTTACAAACTTCGGGATCATCGGAATTTTATTAGCTATGCAAATACAACTACCAAATACTGGGCTATCTAAATGAAAGTCAATCACGTACATGAGGccggatagcacaaaccatggcaattgttgaaccagttatggatcactggtcggtgcaagtggtttgtccccaacccattgagcctttcggagcactcactcaggatttggagtcggtatcaagattaaaagaacaaagaaataaaataaaaaaaaaacttaaggaaaaaaagaaagaaaaggaaagaaagaaaaacaacgaAAGAGAGGAGAAATGAATACGGTGGGGGTATTTTCGTCCTTGGAGAACCAGAGTACACCGGTATGTAACTGACGTCAGTGTGGTAAGTGAAATACCTCGCTGGTGATTggatgatatatatttatacatccTTCTTGTTTACCTTCACCGAAGTAATCGAAGTGGACTTTTCAGGTGGGTGGATATTTCCCTCTCATTTGCACAACCTACAGTTAATACACTTCACTGTGTCACATTTTCACCTTT includes the following:
- the LOC121368710 gene encoding uncharacterized protein LOC121368710 translates to MLKLLLVSAFVGVCFCKPNGETIARWTRELRTDDGNVLKIEEHAELVGDRQILMNSDDRQLEDAQIYKSHSFHDFETGVLAIKYVPYGEKEGRGCFLGQVAKDFKTTAKELKSRKGKTIRSCSNGIHYQTSKQVDSSGSKYVDDFCRNVPMYAMERSSFEEIREIFPQEELKPWRIRTLCIWIDINIWFPWNMPIDDLFAPIYKIEGGRLNEKQYTCNAELQ